CGTGAAGTCACCACTGTTTCTGCATTGCTAAAAGAAGGCAAAAAGAGATAAATTAGCTTAAACTTGTTATTAAGCGAACTCAAGCAAAAAACTAATAAAAATACGAATAATATTGTAATTTCAAAGAAAATAGTAATTGGATGGGCGATTTAGATAACAGGGTTGTTCAAATTCGCAAGCGGCAAGATAGGTTAGATCATGGGGTGCCGATAAAGTAGTGTTTGATTTAGGATGTAAATAATTGCCGTGCTAAACTCTTCGCACTCTCCATTAGCATCCGGCTGATTGAACCCTTGAATCAGCTTTTTTATGTCTTCGTCAGACAAAACTTCGATAACTTCTAAAATATCTTCAATTGCTTTTTTGCGATTTGCAGTTAGCTTAGAAATATTAAGTCCAAGTTTGAAAATCGTGGTAGCAGCCGCTTGCTTATCTGGCTTATCTGCCGGCAAAATTTCTCCAGCCTCTGAATATCTAAAAAACTCCGCACAGTTAGATTGTAATGGAGAAATCATCAGATGCTCATCGTACCAGTCATCTTTCTTATAAGCACAGTGTTCAGACTGTGTTCGCTTTCTCTGACATGAAACTAATAAATTTCTATAATCTAGCGCGAGTTCTGGATAAGCACTCCTTGGCTTGAGATGTTCAATATGGCTGGTATCTCTAGTAACTCGGATTCCGCAATAGCAACAGATATAACCTTGCTCATGTAGTAACCAATCATGCACCTCAGTTTTTACTTTTCCTCGAAAATCATCCTCATAAGTAGGTGTCCAATTCTCGTTAGCGAGTGCCTTCCAGTTTGCCAAACACTGTGGCTCCTCACTCTTTTTAATATATTTCACTTTTTCAGGATCTCCCGGCGTCTAATAGATACACCCGCCTTAACCAGTTCTGGATCGTCTAATCCAATCTTTTCAGCAATTTCCTGACGTAATTGCCTTGCTAAATCGAGGTTTCCCGCATCAATAACTCGAAACAATTCTAGAATCTCTTCTTTAATTTCCTTTGGACGTTCTGAAACCCCCATCAAGTCTTCAAGGATACGATTGCTGTCTCTGCCAAATGATGAACTTTCCGGACGCGTGGCAACGATCTCTCCTTCATCTGTTCTCTCAAGAATATAGATGCTTTCCGGTTTAACTTGGCTGAGGACTTGTGGAGAATGGGTGGTGACAATAAACTGGCAATTGGGAAATGTCCTGCTCAGCGCCGGCATAATTTTACGTTGCCATTCTGGGTGAAGGTGCAGCTCAATTTCATCAATCAATACCACACCCGCTCCTTCTAGGGGATCTTCTAAATCTGGGTTAGCAAGTGCTAAACGCCTCGCCAAATCTCCTACCATTGCCAGCAAGCATTTCTCCCCATCAGATAACTGATTTAGAATAAGCTCCTGACCTTGTTTTTTTACAGTCATTCGCAATGGTGAGCGCCTAACTCGTAAATTTGAAAAATTAGGAATGAGAGCATATATTGCTTTTCTCACTGCTTCTAGCTGCTTATCTTTATATTTAGAGTTATCCAATCGTTCCTCGTTCTCCAAATCCTCCAATGCTCTAAACCATTGAAAGAATCTATCAAAGACTATTTGGACACCTGCTACTGCAGATTTATAGGCATCTAACTGATCAAAT
Above is a window of Microcoleus sp. FACHB-672 DNA encoding:
- a CDS encoding AAA family ATPase, yielding MRVKRLKMQSFRGIGNLTLEFPTDEPTVFIGINGVGKSSILDCIAILFSPYIDLIRVRDKINFEDFRVDSNSIDWTSRDIVRLLYRNHLPGERESNTLISRFFSNEDIKNGQIKNNLEITTSVGKKRELNWSLSSKKPLIDSTELYALVLLKILNQPQLIFEKNLPLVIYYPSNRELLDIPLDISSNFSFDQLDAYKSAVAGVQIVFDRFFQWFRALEDLENEERLDNSKYKDKQLEAVRKAIYALIPNFSNLRVRRSPLRMTVKKQGQELILNQLSDGEKCLLAMVGDLARRLALANPDLEDPLEGAGVVLIDEIELHLHPEWQRKIMPALSRTFPNCQFIVTTHSPQVLSQVKPESIYILERTDEGEIVATRPESSSFGRDSNRILEDLMGVSERPKEIKEEILELFRVIDAGNLDLARQLRQEIAEKIGLDDPELVKAGVSIRRREILKK
- a CDS encoding retron system putative HNH endonuclease gives rise to the protein MANWKALANENWTPTYEDDFRGKVKTEVHDWLLHEQGYICCYCGIRVTRDTSHIEHLKPRSAYPELALDYRNLLVSCQRKRTQSEHCAYKKDDWYDEHLMISPLQSNCAEFFRYSEAGEILPADKPDKQAAATTIFKLGLNISKLTANRKKAIEDILEVIEVLSDEDIKKLIQGFNQPDANGECEEFSTAIIYILNQTLLYRHPMI